Proteins encoded within one genomic window of Microbacterium sp. LKL04:
- the glsA gene encoding glutaminase A, giving the protein MSIPSSGDLATLVARVKTHTGGEVDRSIPALASADPDLVAVAIVGTDGEISASEEADVRFSLQSAVKPFLFALALADTDGAALDRVGIEPTGEAFDAIKLESGTGRPPNPMVNAGALLTASLVEGGDVAARDERILRGLSAFAGRSLDVDEEIARDEHLLGDRNHALAHLMRSEGTLKVTADDAVAVYARACAVLVDARALAVMGATLANGGTNPVTGERVVPEAVARDVVSVMATCGVYDGSGRWMRSVGIPAKSSVSGALVMSVPGVLGAATISPPLDERGTSVRGHAAADILSAELGLHAFGRVG; this is encoded by the coding sequence TTGAGCATCCCGTCGTCGGGCGACCTCGCGACCCTGGTGGCGAGGGTCAAGACGCACACCGGCGGGGAGGTGGATCGCAGCATTCCCGCGCTCGCGTCCGCCGATCCTGACCTGGTCGCCGTCGCGATCGTCGGCACGGACGGGGAGATCTCGGCATCCGAGGAGGCCGACGTTCGATTCAGCCTGCAGTCCGCCGTGAAGCCGTTTCTGTTCGCGCTCGCCCTCGCAGACACCGACGGGGCCGCGCTCGACCGTGTCGGGATCGAGCCGACCGGCGAGGCCTTCGATGCGATCAAGCTCGAGAGCGGCACGGGACGTCCGCCGAATCCGATGGTCAATGCGGGGGCGCTCCTGACGGCATCCCTGGTCGAGGGCGGGGATGTCGCTGCGCGCGACGAACGGATCCTCCGCGGGCTGTCGGCCTTCGCGGGCCGATCGCTCGACGTCGATGAGGAGATCGCGCGGGACGAGCATCTTCTCGGCGACCGGAACCACGCGCTCGCCCACCTGATGCGGTCGGAGGGCACGCTGAAGGTCACCGCCGATGACGCCGTCGCCGTCTACGCCCGCGCCTGCGCGGTTCTCGTCGACGCTCGGGCCTTGGCGGTCATGGGCGCCACGCTTGCGAACGGCGGCACCAATCCCGTGACGGGGGAGCGGGTGGTCCCCGAGGCGGTCGCACGCGACGTCGTGTCCGTCATGGCCACGTGCGGGGTTTACGACGGCTCCGGGCGATGGATGCGGAGCGTCGGCATTCCCGCGAAGTCCAGCGTGTCCGGGGCCCTGGTCATGTCGGTGCCGGGCGTCTTGGGCGCCGCGACGATCAGCCCGCCGCTCGATGAGCGGGGGACGAGCGTGCGTGGACACGCTGCGGCCGACATCCTCAGCGCAGAGCTCGGACTCCACGCCTTCGGTCGAGTGGGCTAG
- the lpdA gene encoding dihydrolipoyl dehydrogenase: MTRHEFDLVVLGGGSGGYAAAIRASELGKTVALVEKDKVGGTCLHRGCVPTKALLHTAEIADHVREAASVGVDATLSGFDTSRMTAYREGIVAKKYRGLQSLLSTRGITVVPGEGRLTADRTIVVGDDEYAGADVILATGSRTRSLPGIEPGGRVLTSETALTLDEVPSSVVILGGGVIGVEFASAWRSLGAEVLIVEALDRLLPAEEAASSKALERAYRKRGIQTALSTRCDGVTARADGVAVTLSDGRVVDADNVLVAVGRGPVTDGLGLAEAGVSLDGGFVTVDADLRTTVPHVWAVGDIVPGLQLAHRSFQQGIFVAERIAGLSPVPVPESTIPRVSYSHPEVASVGLTEEQARAAHGDRVTAFEFNLAGNAKSEILGTAGFAKVVRITDGPVVGVHLVGDRVGELITEGQLAIGWEAHPEDIAPFVHAHPTQSEALGEAFLALAGKPLHTI, translated from the coding sequence ATGACCCGTCACGAGTTCGACCTGGTCGTCCTGGGTGGCGGCAGCGGCGGGTATGCAGCGGCGATCCGCGCCAGCGAGCTCGGCAAGACCGTGGCACTCGTCGAGAAGGACAAGGTCGGGGGGACCTGCCTGCATCGAGGCTGCGTGCCGACGAAGGCGCTGCTGCACACGGCCGAGATCGCCGATCACGTGCGCGAAGCGGCGTCCGTGGGTGTCGACGCAACGTTGTCGGGTTTCGACACGTCGCGGATGACCGCGTACCGCGAGGGCATCGTCGCCAAGAAGTACCGAGGCCTGCAGAGCCTGCTGTCGACGCGCGGGATCACCGTCGTGCCCGGCGAGGGACGGCTGACCGCCGACCGGACGATCGTGGTGGGCGACGATGAGTACGCCGGTGCGGACGTGATCCTGGCGACGGGCTCGCGGACGCGGTCCCTCCCCGGGATCGAGCCCGGCGGACGAGTCCTCACGAGCGAGACGGCGCTCACCCTCGACGAGGTGCCGTCGTCGGTCGTGATCCTCGGCGGCGGGGTGATCGGCGTCGAGTTCGCCAGCGCGTGGCGTTCGCTCGGCGCCGAGGTCCTCATCGTCGAAGCACTGGACCGTCTGCTGCCTGCGGAAGAGGCCGCCTCGAGCAAGGCTCTCGAGCGCGCCTATCGCAAGCGCGGCATCCAGACCGCCCTGTCGACCCGGTGCGACGGCGTGACCGCGCGCGCGGACGGCGTCGCGGTGACACTCTCGGACGGTCGGGTCGTCGACGCGGACAACGTCCTCGTCGCCGTGGGACGCGGACCCGTCACGGACGGACTCGGCCTGGCTGAGGCCGGAGTCTCGCTCGATGGGGGCTTCGTGACCGTCGACGCCGACCTCCGGACCACGGTCCCCCACGTCTGGGCCGTCGGCGACATCGTTCCCGGACTGCAGCTCGCCCACCGCAGCTTCCAGCAGGGCATCTTCGTGGCGGAGCGGATCGCGGGGCTTTCACCCGTTCCGGTGCCGGAATCGACGATCCCGCGTGTCTCGTACTCGCATCCCGAGGTCGCCTCGGTGGGGTTGACGGAGGAGCAGGCGCGGGCTGCGCACGGCGACCGGGTCACCGCATTCGAGTTCAACCTCGCGGGCAACGCGAAGAGCGAGATCCTCGGGACCGCCGGGTTCGCCAAGGTCGTCCGGATCACGGACGGGCCGGTCGTCGGCGTCCATCTGGTGGGCGACCGCGTGGGCGAACTCATCACCGAAGGGCAACTCGCCATCGGATGGGAAGCGCACCCCGAGGACATCGCCCCCTTCGTCCACGCTCACCCCACCCAGAGCGAAGCCCTCGGCGAGGCGTTCCTCGCTCTCGCGGGCAAGCCCCTCCACACCATCTGA
- a CDS encoding GntR family transcriptional regulator translates to MEPNVRIEPASPVPPFEQLRAQLLDRMREGELPAGTRLPTVRHLAADLGMAPGTVARAYKELEAAGAIETRGRNGTVVAWSPDAGERRVQELAAQLVEVSRESAVPADRVRAIIDAALA, encoded by the coding sequence ATGGAGCCGAACGTCAGGATCGAGCCCGCGTCACCGGTGCCGCCGTTCGAGCAGCTGCGCGCCCAGTTGCTGGACCGGATGCGGGAGGGCGAGCTGCCCGCGGGGACCCGGCTACCGACCGTACGGCACCTCGCTGCAGACCTCGGCATGGCGCCCGGTACCGTCGCGCGCGCCTACAAAGAGCTCGAGGCGGCCGGAGCGATCGAGACCCGCGGGCGCAACGGCACCGTCGTGGCGTGGTCTCCGGATGCCGGTGAGCGTCGCGTGCAGGAGCTCGCCGCGCAGCTCGTCGAGGTCTCGCGCGAGAGCGCCGTGCCCGCGGACCGGGTGCGGGCGATCATCGACGCCGCCCTCGCCTGA
- a CDS encoding DUF808 domain-containing protein yields MSVGLLAVVDDILSAALKASSKTAGVVIDDAAVTPQYVQGVTPARELPIVGKIALGSLVNKFLIIIPIALVLTAFAPWVLPYLLIIGGAFLCFEGAEKVLEWFGFHLHAEEEAERDEKKLVLGAVRTDLILSSEIMLIALDSLEEDLGVWQTLAILAVIALMMTLLVYGAVALLVKIDDIGLKMAKSPVKRVRHNGARIVRSMPAVFRGISILGTVAMLWVGGHLVLENVGKVGWHWTTDLLHGVEHLLEAAGPVIVWVGETLVSAVAGLILGLVIVGVIMLIGRLRGGDRAHGEKDSAAAH; encoded by the coding sequence ATGTCCGTTGGACTGCTGGCCGTCGTCGACGACATCCTGAGCGCCGCCCTCAAGGCATCCTCCAAGACGGCGGGCGTCGTGATCGACGACGCCGCGGTGACGCCCCAGTACGTGCAGGGCGTGACGCCTGCCCGCGAGCTCCCCATCGTCGGCAAGATCGCTCTGGGATCGCTCGTCAACAAGTTCCTCATCATCATCCCCATCGCGCTCGTGCTGACCGCGTTCGCCCCGTGGGTCCTCCCGTACCTCCTCATCATCGGTGGAGCGTTCCTCTGCTTCGAGGGTGCGGAGAAGGTCCTCGAATGGTTCGGGTTCCATCTGCACGCGGAGGAGGAGGCGGAGCGCGACGAGAAGAAGCTCGTCCTCGGCGCCGTGCGGACGGACTTGATCCTGTCCAGCGAGATCATGCTCATCGCCCTCGACAGCCTCGAGGAGGATCTGGGCGTGTGGCAGACGCTGGCCATCCTCGCCGTCATCGCCCTCATGATGACGCTCCTCGTGTACGGCGCCGTCGCCCTGCTCGTCAAGATCGACGACATCGGTCTGAAGATGGCGAAGAGCCCGGTCAAGCGCGTGCGTCACAACGGCGCTCGCATCGTCCGCTCGATGCCCGCCGTCTTCCGCGGCATCAGCATCCTCGGCACCGTCGCCATGCTGTGGGTCGGCGGCCACCTCGTGCTCGAGAACGTGGGGAAGGTCGGCTGGCACTGGACGACGGACCTGTTGCACGGTGTCGAGCATCTGCTCGAAGCCGCAGGTCCCGTCATCGTGTGGGTCGGCGAGACTCTCGTGTCGGCGGTCGCCGGACTGATCCTGGGGCTCGTGATCGTCGGTGTGATCATGCTCATCGGCCGCCTTCGGGGCGGGGACCGCGCGCACGGCGAGAAGGACTCGGCTGCCGCGCACTGA
- the glnA gene encoding type I glutamate--ammonia ligase encodes MFKDSSEVLAFIKDEDVKFLDIRFTDLPGVQQHFNIPASTVDEEFFTVGQLFDGSSIRGFANIHESDMQLIPDVTTAYLDQFREAKTLVMIFDIYNPRTGEIYHKDPRQVAKKAEKYLASTGIADTAFFAPEAEFYIFDDVRYEVKQNSSFYSVDSEEGAWNTGRVEEGGNLANKTPYKGGYFPVSPVDKTADLRDDITLKLIESGFVLERSHHEVGTGGQQEINYRFDTMVHSADDILKFKYIVKNTCEEWGKVATFMPKPLFGDNGSGMHTHQSLWLDGKPLFYDEKGYGGLSDTARWYIGGLLAHAPAVLAFTNPTINSYKRLVKGYEAPVNLVYSAGNRSAAIRIPITGSNPKAKRIEFRAPDASGNPYLAFAAQMMAGLDGIINRIEPHEPVDKDLYELPPEEAKNIPQVPNSLLDSLEALRADHEFLTRGNVFTPELIETWIEYKIENEIKPIAARPHPFEYELYFGV; translated from the coding sequence ATGTTCAAAGATTCTTCCGAGGTGCTCGCGTTCATCAAGGACGAGGACGTCAAGTTCCTCGACATCCGTTTCACGGATCTCCCTGGTGTCCAGCAGCACTTCAACATCCCGGCCTCGACCGTTGACGAGGAGTTCTTCACGGTCGGCCAGCTCTTCGACGGCTCCTCGATCCGCGGCTTCGCGAACATCCACGAGTCCGACATGCAGCTCATCCCGGATGTCACGACGGCCTACCTGGACCAGTTCCGCGAAGCGAAGACGCTCGTCATGATCTTCGACATCTACAACCCGCGCACGGGCGAGATCTACCACAAGGACCCGCGCCAGGTCGCCAAGAAGGCGGAGAAGTACCTCGCTTCGACCGGGATCGCCGACACGGCGTTCTTCGCTCCCGAGGCGGAGTTCTACATCTTCGACGACGTGCGCTACGAGGTGAAGCAGAACTCGAGCTTCTACTCGGTCGACTCCGAGGAAGGCGCCTGGAACACCGGCCGCGTCGAAGAGGGCGGCAACCTCGCCAACAAGACCCCGTACAAGGGTGGGTACTTCCCGGTCAGCCCGGTCGACAAGACGGCCGACCTGCGCGACGACATCACCCTCAAGCTGATCGAGTCCGGCTTCGTGCTCGAGCGCTCGCACCACGAGGTGGGCACGGGCGGCCAGCAGGAGATCAACTACCGTTTCGACACGATGGTGCACTCGGCGGATGACATCCTGAAGTTCAAGTACATCGTCAAGAACACCTGCGAGGAGTGGGGCAAGGTCGCGACCTTCATGCCCAAGCCCCTCTTCGGTGACAACGGCTCCGGAATGCACACGCATCAGTCGCTGTGGCTCGACGGCAAGCCCCTCTTCTACGATGAGAAGGGCTACGGCGGGCTCTCGGACACCGCTCGCTGGTACATCGGCGGCCTGCTCGCGCACGCTCCCGCGGTCCTCGCCTTCACCAACCCGACGATCAACTCGTACAAGCGCCTGGTCAAGGGCTACGAGGCTCCCGTCAACCTGGTCTACTCGGCCGGTAACCGTTCGGCTGCGATCCGCATCCCGATCACCGGTTCGAACCCGAAGGCCAAGCGCATCGAGTTCCGCGCTCCGGACGCCTCCGGCAACCCGTACCTCGCCTTCGCGGCGCAGATGATGGCCGGCCTCGACGGCATCATCAACCGCATCGAGCCGCACGAGCCGGTTGACAAGGACCTGTACGAGCTGCCCCCCGAGGAAGCGAAGAACATCCCGCAGGTGCCGAACTCGCTCCTCGACTCGCTCGAGGCTCTGCGTGCCGACCACGAGTTCCTCACCCGCGGCAACGTGTTCACGCCCGAGCTCATCGAGACGTGGATCGAGTACAAGATCGAGAACGAGATCAAGCCGATCGCGGCACGTCCGCACCCGTTCGAGTACGAGCTGTACTTCGGGGTCTGA
- a CDS encoding proteasome assembly chaperone family protein, whose amino-acid sequence MPLSGPLYERITTAPPVPAGLPLVVALTGFTDAGSAVTRVVDHLHTEHDPQPVVTFNPDVLFDYRARRPIITFDGDHLTDYQAPRLDLALVHDALGQPFVLLSGYEPDFAWEAFVDTVVGLAEGLQVRSVTWFHAIPMPVPHTRPLGTTVSGNRSDLTEAHSVWKPRTQVPSTAGHLLEYRLSDAGMSVSGFALLIPHYLAETDFPAAAIAALDSVSIATGLVFDSDTLRDENREYLEKVEDQVSSSDELTTMLHNLETRYDAYMAGATQAQPIIHTGDLPSADELAAELERFLANRPSDDDRRPGLG is encoded by the coding sequence ATGCCCCTGTCTGGTCCCCTGTACGAGCGCATAACGACCGCTCCGCCCGTCCCGGCGGGTCTGCCTCTGGTCGTCGCGTTGACCGGCTTCACCGATGCCGGATCCGCGGTGACGCGAGTCGTCGATCACCTGCACACCGAGCACGACCCGCAGCCGGTGGTCACCTTCAACCCGGATGTCCTCTTCGACTACCGCGCCCGTCGCCCGATCATCACGTTCGACGGCGACCACCTGACTGACTATCAGGCGCCCCGTCTCGACCTCGCCCTCGTGCACGACGCGTTGGGGCAGCCGTTCGTCCTGCTCTCCGGGTACGAGCCCGACTTCGCGTGGGAGGCGTTCGTCGACACCGTGGTGGGACTCGCCGAGGGACTCCAGGTCCGATCGGTGACGTGGTTCCACGCGATCCCGATGCCCGTCCCGCACACCCGGCCGCTCGGAACGACGGTGAGCGGCAACCGGAGCGATCTGACCGAAGCCCACTCGGTGTGGAAGCCGCGCACGCAGGTGCCGTCGACCGCCGGGCACCTCCTCGAATACCGCCTGTCGGATGCCGGGATGTCGGTGTCGGGCTTCGCGCTCCTCATTCCGCACTATTTGGCGGAGACCGATTTCCCCGCTGCGGCCATCGCCGCCCTCGACAGCGTCTCGATCGCCACGGGCCTCGTCTTCGACAGCGACACGCTGCGCGACGAGAACCGCGAGTATCTCGAGAAGGTCGAGGACCAGGTGTCGTCGAGCGATGAGCTGACCACCATGCTGCACAACCTCGAGACGCGCTACGACGCGTACATGGCAGGCGCGACGCAAGCGCAGCCCATCATCCACACCGGCGACCTCCCCTCCGCCGACGAGCTGGCCGCGGAACTCGAGCGCTTCCTGGCTAACCGGCCGTCGGACGACGATCGTCGTCCCGGACTCGGCTGA
- a CDS encoding leucyl aminopeptidase, with protein MPYPELTVSTSPARDGGADAIVLALPPLDEATTVLADWPGVEDVLRGVGYTGAAGTTVRVFAPASTDLPLFVVGTGATPSADAIRDAVGAAVRTTTGFARLAVAVPHAEDHWRAAAEGAVLGGYRFEGYKSGEPGKTRAAHVTLHLAADVDPADVRGVDITGSAVALVKDLVNIPAEWLGPADLAERAIEAVAGLPVDVEVLDESELAAQGFGGILGVGQGSDRPPRLVRLTYSPAGADRHVAIVGKGITFDTGGLSLKPPASMVGMKFDMAGAATALAVVRAAAQRELPVGVTAWLCIADNMPSGRATRPGDVLRMLDGTTVEVLNTDAEGRLVMADGLVAASRTQPDVIVDVATLTGAVIVALGNRHTGVMGDDDAVARYLEAAGSVGEAAWRLPLPEHMEDELDSPIADLRNAKVGDPAGGTMFAGLFLQRFVGRMSEDADAPRIPWVHLDIAGSGENKASPFGPTDKGPTAATVRSLLAFLEAESR; from the coding sequence ATGCCGTACCCCGAGCTGACCGTGTCCACCTCTCCTGCACGCGACGGCGGCGCCGACGCGATCGTCCTGGCTCTTCCGCCACTCGATGAGGCGACGACGGTCCTCGCAGACTGGCCGGGCGTAGAAGACGTGCTGCGAGGCGTGGGGTACACCGGCGCCGCCGGCACCACGGTGCGTGTCTTCGCGCCGGCATCCACCGATCTGCCCCTCTTCGTCGTCGGCACCGGAGCGACCCCCTCCGCCGATGCGATCCGGGATGCCGTCGGCGCCGCGGTCCGCACGACCACCGGATTCGCGCGCCTCGCCGTCGCCGTTCCCCACGCCGAGGATCACTGGCGTGCTGCTGCCGAGGGCGCCGTCCTCGGCGGATATCGCTTCGAGGGCTACAAGTCGGGTGAGCCCGGCAAGACGCGCGCCGCTCACGTGACCCTCCACCTCGCCGCCGATGTCGACCCGGCCGATGTGCGCGGCGTCGACATCACCGGTTCCGCCGTCGCTCTCGTGAAGGACCTCGTCAACATCCCCGCCGAGTGGCTCGGCCCGGCCGATCTCGCGGAGCGCGCGATCGAGGCCGTCGCAGGGCTGCCCGTCGACGTCGAGGTCCTCGACGAGTCCGAGCTCGCCGCGCAGGGCTTCGGCGGCATCCTCGGGGTCGGTCAGGGCTCGGACCGCCCGCCGCGTCTCGTCCGCCTGACCTACTCCCCCGCCGGCGCCGACCGCCATGTCGCGATCGTCGGCAAGGGCATCACCTTCGACACCGGCGGCCTGTCGCTGAAGCCGCCGGCATCCATGGTCGGCATGAAGTTCGACATGGCCGGTGCGGCGACGGCTCTCGCGGTCGTGCGGGCGGCCGCGCAGCGCGAGCTGCCCGTCGGGGTCACCGCCTGGCTCTGCATCGCCGACAACATGCCCTCCGGACGCGCGACCCGCCCGGGCGACGTGCTCCGCATGCTCGACGGGACGACCGTCGAAGTGCTCAACACGGATGCCGAGGGCCGCCTCGTCATGGCTGACGGTCTCGTCGCGGCGAGCCGAACGCAGCCCGACGTCATCGTCGATGTCGCCACTCTGACGGGCGCCGTCATCGTGGCGCTCGGCAACCGGCACACCGGCGTCATGGGCGACGACGACGCCGTGGCGCGCTACCTAGAGGCGGCCGGCTCCGTCGGCGAGGCCGCCTGGCGGCTGCCTCTCCCCGAGCACATGGAGGACGAGCTCGACTCCCCCATCGCCGACCTGCGCAACGCCAAGGTCGGCGATCCTGCGGGAGGCACGATGTTCGCAGGGCTCTTCCTGCAGCGGTTCGTCGGACGAATGTCGGAGGATGCCGACGCACCCCGCATCCCCTGGGTCCATCTCGACATCGCCGGAAGCGGTGAGAACAAGGCGTCACCCTTCGGTCCGACGGACAAGGGCCCGACGGCGGCGACGGTGCGATCGCTCCTCGCCTTCCTCGAGGCGGAATCGCGATGA
- a CDS encoding DUF4191 domain-containing protein, which yields MASRSTAPEKRPGFFSQIRSLYTFTKNEFRWLPWALAGTVLVGIGIGIGIGFLVQPVQLWSIILWGVSGVLMGVLLAMILLTRLSTRVMYRKLDGMPGAVGHVLSTGLGRSWVTSEMPVGVNPRTQDAVYRAVGRGGVVIIGEGARGRLTRLINDERKKVSRVASGINVEVLYVGDEEGDIHISKLGKTIKSLPKTVDRATLAAVVKRIDSVSQSVTSLPIPKGIDPARARAQRPR from the coding sequence ATGGCATCCCGCAGTACCGCACCAGAGAAGCGCCCTGGATTCTTCTCGCAGATCCGCTCGCTCTACACGTTCACCAAGAACGAGTTCCGGTGGCTGCCGTGGGCATTGGCCGGCACGGTGCTCGTCGGTATCGGCATCGGCATCGGCATCGGGTTCCTCGTGCAGCCCGTGCAGCTCTGGAGCATCATCCTGTGGGGCGTCAGCGGCGTGCTCATGGGCGTCCTGCTCGCCATGATCCTGCTGACGCGACTGTCGACTCGGGTCATGTACCGGAAGCTCGACGGGATGCCGGGTGCCGTGGGCCACGTGCTGTCGACCGGTCTCGGCCGCAGCTGGGTGACGTCGGAGATGCCCGTCGGCGTCAACCCGCGCACGCAGGACGCCGTCTACCGCGCCGTCGGTCGCGGCGGCGTCGTCATCATCGGCGAGGGTGCTCGCGGACGTCTGACGCGACTCATCAACGATGAGCGCAAGAAGGTGTCGCGAGTGGCATCCGGAATCAACGTCGAGGTCCTCTACGTCGGCGACGAAGAGGGTGACATCCACATCTCGAAGCTCGGCAAGACGATCAAGTCGCTGCCCAAGACCGTCGATCGCGCCACTCTCGCCGCCGTCGTCAAGCGGATCGACTCGGTGTCGCAGTCGGTCACGTCGCTGCCGATCCCCAAGGGCATCGACCCGGCGCGCGCGCGGGCTCAGCGTCCGCGGTGA
- a CDS encoding RDD family protein: MSSTLPDYPGERLGRPATGRGSIGRPGRRIGALFIDYAAATILATAFFGYDQFALPEKAGWTLFAPMIVFAVLQILFIPTIGGSPGHRILGMRVELARGGWPGLWRPIVRTALLVLVLPAVIWDADQRGLHDKVVGTVLVRG; encoded by the coding sequence GTGTCTTCGACCCTGCCCGACTATCCCGGCGAGCGGCTCGGCCGTCCCGCCACCGGCCGCGGCAGCATCGGCCGTCCCGGCCGCCGCATCGGCGCCCTCTTCATCGACTACGCCGCGGCCACGATCCTCGCCACGGCGTTCTTCGGATACGACCAGTTCGCGCTGCCCGAGAAAGCCGGATGGACCCTCTTCGCGCCGATGATCGTCTTCGCCGTCCTGCAGATCCTCTTCATCCCGACCATCGGCGGGAGCCCCGGGCACCGCATCCTCGGCATGCGGGTCGAACTGGCCCGCGGAGGCTGGCCTGGTCTGTGGCGCCCCATCGTGCGGACGGCGCTGCTCGTGCTCGTGCTGCCGGCGGTCATCTGGGACGCCGATCAGCGAGGTCTCCACGACAAGGTCGTGGGAACCGTCCTCGTCAGAGGCTGA
- the sucB gene encoding 2-oxoglutarate dehydrogenase, E2 component, dihydrolipoamide succinyltransferase, giving the protein MSTSVVLPALGESVTEGTVTRWLKKVGDSVQADEGLLEISTDKVDTEIPSPVSGVIEEILVDEDETVEIGAVLAKIGDGSSTPAESAPAEESAPAEEPAAEEPAAEAPAQEEAPAESAPASSAPASSGDAKDVVLPELGESVTEGTVTRWLKQVGDDVAVDEPLLEISTDKVDTEIPSPIAGTLTEILVQEDETVEVGAVLARVGSGAAAPAEAAPAAPAEEKAAEPEAPKAEEPKAEAPKAEEPKAAEPEAEAPKAQESKAQEPQAAPAEDGVTYVTPLVRKLAQQHGVDLSTVTGSGVGGRIRKEDVLKAAEAPKADAAPAATPAPAAVEVSPLRGTTQPMSRLRKVLASRAVESMQQTAQLTTVVEVDVTKLANYRDSVKASFLEKTGDKLSFLPFFALAAAEALKTFPIINSTVDGDQIVYPASENLSIAVDTERGLLTPVLRDAGDKNIAQIAHEIADLAGRTRNNKLKPDELAGGTFTLTNTGSRGALFDTPVVFLPQSAILGTGVVVKRPGVVSVDGKDAISVRSYVYLALSYDHRVVDGADAARFLSTMKARLEAAQFEGQLGA; this is encoded by the coding sequence ATGAGCACATCCGTGGTCCTCCCCGCGCTCGGTGAGAGCGTCACTGAGGGAACGGTCACCCGCTGGCTCAAGAAGGTCGGTGATTCGGTCCAGGCCGACGAAGGTCTCCTCGAGATCTCGACCGACAAGGTCGACACCGAAATCCCCTCGCCCGTCAGCGGCGTGATCGAGGAGATCCTCGTGGACGAGGACGAGACCGTCGAGATCGGTGCCGTTCTGGCCAAGATCGGCGACGGATCGTCGACTCCCGCTGAGTCGGCACCCGCCGAGGAGTCGGCACCCGCCGAGGAGCCGGCCGCCGAAGAGCCCGCCGCCGAGGCGCCCGCACAGGAGGAGGCACCGGCCGAGTCCGCACCGGCATCCTCCGCCCCCGCCTCGTCCGGTGACGCGAAGGACGTCGTCCTCCCCGAACTCGGCGAGAGCGTCACCGAAGGCACCGTCACCCGCTGGCTGAAGCAGGTCGGCGATGACGTCGCCGTCGACGAGCCCCTCCTCGAGATCTCGACCGACAAGGTCGACACCGAGATCCCCTCGCCGATTGCCGGAACCCTGACCGAGATCCTCGTCCAGGAGGACGAGACCGTCGAGGTCGGTGCCGTGCTGGCTCGCGTCGGCTCCGGCGCCGCTGCACCGGCCGAGGCGGCCCCCGCCGCGCCCGCCGAGGAGAAGGCTGCCGAGCCCGAGGCCCCGAAGGCCGAAGAGCCCAAGGCCGAAGCACCCAAGGCCGAAGAGCCCAAGGCTGCAGAGCCCGAGGCGGAAGCGCCCAAGGCCCAAGAGTCGAAGGCTCAGGAGCCTCAGGCCGCCCCGGCCGAGGATGGCGTGACCTACGTCACCCCGCTCGTCCGGAAGCTCGCTCAGCAGCACGGCGTGGACCTGTCGACGGTCACCGGCAGCGGTGTCGGCGGGCGCATCCGCAAGGAAGACGTCCTGAAGGCCGCCGAGGCTCCGAAGGCCGACGCCGCTCCGGCGGCGACGCCGGCACCCGCTGCCGTCGAGGTGTCGCCGCTGCGCGGCACGACGCAGCCGATGTCGCGTCTGCGCAAGGTGCTCGCCAGCCGCGCCGTCGAGTCCATGCAGCAGACCGCTCAGCTGACCACGGTCGTCGAGGTCGACGTCACGAAGCTCGCGAACTACCGCGACTCCGTGAAGGCGTCGTTCCTCGAGAAGACGGGCGACAAGCTGTCGTTCCTGCCGTTCTTCGCACTGGCCGCCGCCGAGGCTCTGAAGACGTTCCCGATCATCAACTCGACCGTTGACGGCGACCAGATCGTGTACCCGGCGAGCGAGAACCTCTCGATCGCGGTCGACACCGAGCGTGGCCTCCTGACGCCGGTCCTGCGCGACGCGGGCGACAAGAACATCGCTCAGATCGCTCATGAGATCGCCGACCTCGCCGGTCGCACCCGCAACAACAAGCTGAAGCCCGACGAGCTCGCCGGCGGCACCTTCACGCTGACCAACACGGGTTCGCGCGGTGCCTTGTTCGACACCCCCGTCGTGTTCCTGCCGCAGTCCGCGATCCTCGGAACCGGCGTCGTCGTCAAGCGCCCGGGCGTCGTGTCGGTCGACGGGAAGGACGCCATCAGCGTCCGCTCCTACGTCTACCTCGCCCTGTCGTACGACCACCGTGTCGTCGACGGTGCGGATGCCGCGCGGTTCCTCAGCACGATGAAGGCTCGCCTCGAAGCGGCGCAGTTCGAGGGCCAGCTCGGCGCCTGA